In Chitinophaga varians, the following are encoded in one genomic region:
- a CDS encoding zinc-binding dehydrogenase — MENNFYLKQQMDAIFTAPHTPAGLDFRRTDIPLPKPNQALVKVKAFTVNQGETRTALSTTESYIVGWDFAGIVVKAAEDGSTPKEGTRVFGYIAQGSWAEYLVAPGGLMAEIPEGITDAQAACLPIAGLTALDCLDASGDIQGLRVLITGAAGGVGRFACQLAANAGAKVFAVSRRTELANLLQNPSGIFKDAAEAKAAGEYDIIWDSIGGDTLATALTALSRNGICINYGNSAREFSNINIRSAGWPLHRIKCIWLGREPLFPSTPMLERLAAMVENGSLNTPIDLELPWKSIFTAVNKLLQQQVNGKVVLHVA; from the coding sequence ATGGAAAATAATTTCTACCTGAAGCAGCAAATGGATGCCATTTTCACAGCCCCGCATACCCCGGCAGGTTTAGATTTCCGAAGGACAGACATACCACTTCCCAAACCCAATCAGGCACTGGTAAAAGTAAAGGCCTTCACCGTCAATCAGGGTGAAACACGTACCGCCTTGTCAACAACAGAAAGTTATATCGTAGGGTGGGATTTTGCCGGTATTGTTGTGAAAGCTGCCGAAGATGGCAGTACTCCCAAAGAAGGTACCAGAGTGTTCGGCTATATAGCACAAGGGTCCTGGGCTGAATACCTTGTTGCTCCCGGAGGACTGATGGCTGAAATTCCGGAAGGCATTACAGACGCACAGGCGGCCTGCTTACCAATTGCCGGCCTCACAGCTCTTGACTGCCTGGATGCCAGTGGAGACATTCAAGGTTTACGCGTACTCATAACTGGTGCTGCAGGCGGAGTCGGACGTTTTGCCTGTCAGTTGGCAGCCAATGCCGGAGCAAAAGTATTTGCGGTAAGCAGACGTACCGAATTGGCCAATCTGTTGCAAAACCCATCTGGTATATTTAAAGATGCAGCTGAAGCCAAAGCGGCCGGTGAATATGATATAATCTGGGATTCCATAGGTGGTGATACCCTGGCCACAGCTCTAACGGCATTGTCCCGTAATGGCATTTGTATCAATTATGGTAACTCTGCCCGTGAGTTTAGTAACATAAACATACGTTCAGCAGGATGGCCATTACATCGCATAAAATGTATCTGGCTTGGAAGAGAACCACTATTTCCAAGTACTCCAATGCTGGAGCGTCTTGCAGCTATGGTAGAAAATGGAAGCCTGAATACACCTATCGACCTTGAACTTCCCTGGAAAAGTATATTCACTGCCGTTAATAAATTATTACAGCAGCAGGTGAATGGCAAAGTAGTCTTACACGTAGCGTAA
- a CDS encoding Crp/Fnr family transcriptional regulator, translated as MNTNNLWDYTPLKSYLSTLATFEEQEWEWLNELLCIKQFDTKEYFNRAGSRCKTIGFILKGCFRWVKNLDGIERTFDFATENDFVTDYISILLRKPGEVDIVAVEPTTMICIDAENMLKLFDRSYSWQKAGRHLAEQTACYSMERLLASYYDTPQARYKRLMLTSPELFLRIPHHILANFLGMTKETLSRLRNINI; from the coding sequence ATGAATACCAATAACCTTTGGGACTATACGCCGTTGAAATCATATTTAAGTACACTCGCGACATTTGAAGAACAGGAATGGGAGTGGCTGAATGAATTGTTATGCATCAAACAATTTGACACAAAGGAATATTTTAACAGGGCAGGAAGCAGATGCAAAACAATTGGATTTATTTTAAAGGGCTGCTTTCGATGGGTTAAAAATCTGGATGGTATAGAGCGTACTTTTGATTTTGCCACAGAGAATGATTTTGTAACAGACTATATAAGTATTTTACTAAGGAAGCCGGGAGAAGTTGATATAGTTGCTGTTGAACCGACCACCATGATCTGTATTGATGCTGAAAATATGCTTAAGCTATTTGACAGATCATATTCATGGCAGAAAGCAGGAAGACACCTGGCAGAACAAACAGCGTGCTACTCGATGGAACGCCTGTTAGCTTCGTATTACGATACGCCTCAGGCCCGATATAAGCGTCTCATGCTTACTTCACCAGAATTATTTCTGCGAATACCTCATCATATTCTTGCCAATTTTCTGGGAATGACCAAAGAGACATTGAGCAGATTAAGAAATATAAATATCTAG
- a CDS encoding T9SS type A sorting domain-containing protein, producing MCPQHTQLWSQLYPNLTVKSTHGSPDIEMRDNLVNLRLWYYKSKSEGFFVKYDFKPYITYRIRIMASNPGYFSGSGNTHTNLAALYVALTNGLQASSTTNCDFGTIPTPTGDNMPPQQVPIPGNFQEMAVNVSVPVGKSYSQLFMYVNSAQQDTGGVLIRSVFIDEYRHFDFGPLNITLACGDVAPRTFTINNPLNISGITSYKWEIGPGWLYNGQPAPSVLSTTTTSIQLKPSGNAVPGNVSVTPMQQETGYEKYTCTVKQNPPTQPQFTTTTGTVCNQSANFAVGAVADATHYLWEAENANLRINGASSPALLPAATGNAITLTDVSATFYSSWVSVKSYNAGCGYSPATTQLLNVGVQEPVPYYSDGLSISTETPILYGQANVCSGKFRVGLTPTPLGSVTWTKIAGTYPFAGSTGNFVNGNIAVSQWITFRGSYPTSCGTRYQEFTIWGVKCSGGIDKSMMKAERFSIYPNPTTSYILLTDNANQDQNANKEIALYDLSNNLVLKIQSHNSQTTINTANLKRGNYYLEVRTGNQREVKQLILK from the coding sequence ATGTGCCCGCAGCACACACAACTATGGTCACAGCTGTATCCCAACCTGACCGTCAAATCTACCCACGGTTCTCCCGACATTGAAATGCGGGATAACCTGGTGAACCTGCGGCTCTGGTATTATAAAAGTAAATCGGAAGGTTTTTTTGTGAAGTACGACTTTAAGCCTTATATCACTTACAGGATAAGGATAATGGCATCAAACCCCGGCTATTTTAGTGGTTCTGGTAACACACACACCAACCTTGCCGCGCTGTATGTGGCGCTGACTAATGGTTTACAGGCTTCTTCCACCACCAACTGCGATTTTGGTACCATCCCAACTCCTACAGGAGATAACATGCCACCACAACAGGTGCCTATTCCCGGTAATTTCCAGGAAATGGCTGTTAATGTAAGCGTGCCGGTTGGCAAAAGCTACAGTCAGCTGTTCATGTATGTAAACAGTGCCCAGCAAGATACCGGTGGCGTATTGATCCGCTCCGTTTTCATAGATGAATACAGGCATTTTGATTTTGGCCCGCTGAATATTACACTGGCATGTGGCGACGTAGCGCCACGTACTTTTACTATCAACAATCCGCTGAATATTTCCGGCATCACTTCCTATAAATGGGAAATTGGTCCAGGATGGCTATATAATGGTCAGCCTGCCCCCTCTGTGCTCAGCACCACTACCACCAGCATCCAGTTAAAACCGTCAGGTAATGCGGTGCCGGGGAATGTATCTGTTACGCCAATGCAGCAGGAAACCGGGTATGAAAAGTATACCTGTACTGTAAAACAGAACCCGCCAACACAGCCACAGTTTACAACTACCACCGGAACTGTTTGTAACCAGTCAGCCAATTTCGCGGTTGGGGCTGTAGCCGATGCCACGCACTACCTGTGGGAAGCAGAGAATGCGAATCTCCGCATTAACGGGGCGTCTTCACCCGCTTTGCTGCCCGCTGCAACCGGCAACGCCATTACATTAACAGATGTAAGCGCAACGTTCTACTCGTCTTGGGTGTCTGTAAAAAGTTACAACGCAGGGTGCGGCTATTCCCCAGCTACCACACAACTATTGAATGTAGGAGTACAGGAACCGGTCCCATACTACTCAGACGGGCTATCTATATCAACCGAAACGCCCATACTTTATGGCCAGGCAAACGTATGTTCCGGCAAGTTCAGAGTGGGATTAACTCCTACTCCGCTGGGATCTGTGACCTGGACAAAGATAGCTGGCACCTATCCATTTGCCGGCAGCACCGGCAACTTTGTAAACGGGAATATTGCTGTAAGTCAATGGATCACTTTCAGAGGAAGTTACCCAACGTCGTGCGGCACCAGGTATCAAGAATTTACTATATGGGGAGTTAAATGCAGCGGCGGTATTGATAAATCGATGATGAAAGCCGAACGCTTCAGCATTTATCCCAATCCTACTACCAGCTATATCTTACTCACCGACAATGCCAATCAGGACCAGAATGCCAACAAGGAGATTGCCTTGTACGACCTCAGCAATAATCTGGTACTGAAGATACAATCACATAACAGTCAGACTACCATCAACACAGCCAACCTGAAGCGCGGCAACTATTACCTGGAAGTGCGCACAGGAAATCAGAGAGAAGTAAAACAGCTGATCCTGAAATAA
- a CDS encoding SGNH/GDSL hydrolase family protein, whose amino-acid sequence MKNIKVLAIGGCHVVGYGLSDQKDNFIDVMISTVNSKEVSFEKKTQGHVTLKNFIETTNNIHEFAPDILLVQLGNYEFSFSIKQELSRSLKFKKKKKVARKSSNDSTASSKAGVVSQPQYLKLLVKSWFKIAFDTFSSVTRKKMQVRKAELKQLLEILDQLNYNIILLSPLPVLDNFVQKTRSSANKILENYKFRNKKIRYIDTHTLVPQKRRYFQDATHLNKEGHSQIANKLQSVFNELCELNQSHTVTT is encoded by the coding sequence ATGAAGAATATTAAAGTCCTTGCGATAGGAGGATGTCACGTTGTTGGCTATGGCCTATCGGATCAAAAAGATAATTTCATAGATGTTATGATTTCCACCGTTAACTCTAAGGAAGTCTCATTTGAAAAAAAAACACAAGGTCATGTTACACTGAAAAATTTCATAGAGACGACCAATAATATTCATGAATTTGCTCCCGACATCTTGTTAGTACAGTTGGGAAATTATGAATTCTCTTTCAGTATCAAACAGGAACTATCCCGTTCCCTGAAATTTAAAAAAAAGAAGAAAGTTGCCAGGAAATCCAGCAATGATAGCACAGCCTCTTCCAAAGCTGGAGTAGTATCCCAACCACAATATCTTAAACTGTTAGTTAAGTCCTGGTTTAAAATAGCTTTCGATACTTTCAGCTCCGTTACCAGAAAGAAAATGCAGGTGAGAAAAGCTGAGCTAAAACAACTTCTGGAGATATTAGATCAGTTGAATTACAATATTATCCTTCTGTCTCCTCTTCCCGTACTAGACAACTTCGTACAAAAAACAAGAAGCTCTGCCAACAAAATTTTAGAAAACTATAAATTCCGGAATAAGAAGATAAGGTACATAGACACACATACCCTGGTGCCACAAAAAAGGAGGTATTTCCAGGATGCAACGCACCTTAACAAAGAAGGGCATTCGCAAATAGCCAATAAGTTACAGTCTGTATTTAATGAACTATGTGAACTAAATCAATCACATACTGTTACTACATAA
- a CDS encoding alkene reductase — MAYPALFTPHNLGGVSLKNRLLMAPMTRSRTSQPGDIPNELMAEYYRQRASAGIIITEATYVSLEGKGYARTPGIITNEQVAGWRKTADAVHHEGGVIFLQLWHTGRMSSYLVNGLQPVAPSTIVPSEDNKVYIYDGRPDGLITFVPVDTPRAMEAMEITWLQQAFVQGAIKAMEAGFDGVEIHGANGYIFDQFLRSTLNKRTDQYGGSMENRTRLLVETAKGIADAIGQQKVGVRLSPYVVYKDTEDPEILETTLLVAEQLNKLNIAYVHLAEADWPDGTELSDGFRKDLRKAFKNTIIATGNKTAEKAVALIESRHADLVGFGRYFVSNPDLPERLQRGAGLNEIVDSRRLYGGGDHVGYTDYPAMEGG; from the coding sequence ATGGCATATCCTGCTTTATTCACCCCACACAACCTGGGTGGCGTCAGTTTAAAAAACAGGTTACTGATGGCGCCTATGACCAGGAGCCGGACATCCCAGCCCGGAGACATCCCCAATGAATTAATGGCGGAATACTATCGTCAGCGGGCGTCTGCGGGTATAATTATTACCGAGGCCACCTATGTCAGTCTGGAAGGGAAAGGATATGCCAGGACGCCTGGTATCATCACCAATGAACAAGTGGCCGGATGGAGAAAAACTGCTGACGCCGTTCACCACGAAGGGGGCGTGATTTTTTTACAGCTCTGGCATACGGGAAGAATGTCGTCTTACCTGGTAAACGGCCTGCAGCCGGTTGCGCCATCTACTATCGTCCCTTCAGAGGATAATAAAGTATATATCTATGACGGGCGGCCGGATGGACTGATCACATTTGTGCCGGTGGATACTCCCCGTGCCATGGAAGCGATGGAAATAACATGGCTTCAGCAGGCGTTTGTACAAGGCGCAATAAAGGCCATGGAAGCGGGCTTTGATGGCGTCGAAATACATGGGGCCAATGGCTATATCTTCGATCAGTTTTTGAGAAGTACGCTGAACAAACGAACAGATCAATATGGCGGCAGCATGGAAAACCGTACTAGGTTGCTGGTGGAGACAGCTAAAGGTATTGCGGATGCCATCGGTCAACAAAAGGTAGGGGTACGGTTATCTCCCTACGTAGTTTATAAAGACACCGAAGACCCGGAAATACTGGAAACCACACTGCTGGTAGCAGAACAGCTAAACAAACTAAACATCGCCTACGTTCATCTTGCAGAAGCCGACTGGCCGGACGGAACGGAATTGTCAGACGGGTTCAGAAAAGATCTACGGAAGGCCTTTAAGAATACGATCATTGCCACCGGTAATAAAACGGCTGAAAAAGCAGTGGCGCTCATTGAAAGCAGACACGCAGACCTCGTGGGCTTTGGACGTTATTTTGTTTCTAATCCTGACCTTCCGGAAAGGCTTCAGCGTGGAGCCGGCTTGAATGAAATAGTGGACAGCCGCCGGCTATATGGCGGAGGTGACCATGTCGGATACACTGACTATCCTGCTATGGAAGGGGGATAG